A stretch of DNA from Diospyros lotus cultivar Yz01 chromosome 14, ASM1463336v1, whole genome shotgun sequence:
TACGTCTGAATAAGGCTTAAAACATGGGAGAGCATTTTGGATGTGTTCAGACGTTTGAAGGTCATCAGAATATCAACAGGTTAAGCAAATTGGTTTGAActtttttgttatcatcaaaataatttttttaaaataaaaatacagttATACGCTTGAGACTAACAGGTCTAATCCCTTATCTACCCACATGGCTGGGCTACTATATGTTTCAAtactctcttctcttttttttttttccgttctttctcattttatttgCACCActcctttttctctttccacCGTGACATGTTTGTATGATCTGCAGGACATAGCAGAACATTTGACAACTATACATCTCAAACGTTGTGAACGTGGCAAGGCCTGCTTATATGAAGGTTCCACTCCACCTGACGGATTTCCTAATTCTTGGGTATTTACCTATTCATTCTGTTTTCTTTGTCAGAAATGTAGTTTTTTTGGAAGCTGTAATACCCTTAGGATCAATTACTTCTGTTTACTCTCCCGTGACAGAATGGTGCTACATATTGTACCTCTGAACTTTCAATCTTGAAGAATAATGAGATACACACCTGGGATAGAGGCTATGATGACGATGAGAACCAGGTTAGTGTAAATGGCCCTCGTATCTCCCTGTAAATACTTATATAGAACATTCATTGAAACATCAAGTAAAGATAGAAGGGAAACCCTggtaacaataattttattttgtaacagGTTTGGGGAGTgaaagaaggtccttacatATTCAAGCCTGCACCTGCTTCAAGTTTTGTTGATGTTTTTTCTCCTGTATATTCTCCTCAATCCTCAGACAAAACCATAGAGGGTTCATTTGTTCTCCAAGAATGATCCCCTTCACATATTATGTTATCACTACAACTAAATCAAACATCATATTATATCTACGAAGTGTTGTGCTGCTCACTTCAAGTTttcacatttatctattttcttgaGAATGAATAGGTCTGTTGAAGCATGTGAGCATTTGTAAATATTGAGAATATGTAATCTTCctctttattttattgaaaGGTTTTTGTAGCTGAGTTGGGGCAGTTAATTAGTTAATAGTAAAGTTGCTCCTTTGTTATTAGAAAGTTATGAGTTCCAAGTtgtcaaaataatttcttacaaGAAAAGAATAGAGTCGGGTACCAAAAAAGAATCTCTCTACTTTTACAAAACAAGGAGCCTCATAGCATGCTAGAGACATTCTTATTTTATGAGAtgatttgaattaaaattcatataaccaACCTAACTTAAGATGACCAAGACTTGGTTGTGTTGCTCTTATCATTATGAAATATTAACATTCAGTCCAGTCATAAACTCTCTCAAGACATGACATCCCCAGTTGTTCCTTGATCTTAAGTTGAGCTACTAAAAACAGTGGTATAATCACCAAGAGCCTTGAGACAAACAGTATAATCCTATACTGCAAAAAAGAAACGTACAATCAGATACATTTTGCTAATCAAAGATGCAGACAATGCTGAGAATTGCACCTTCATTGCAATAACAAGATCCTAGTCGACAGGGCCACATAATCATCGATCACTTGCTGGTAAAGCTACCACGGTTTCAGGTCACCGACAGGGCCAGCCGTCCAGTTTAAGACGTTCTTACCCGGTCTCAAATAAATGGTCTTTTCGTGTGGCAACTTACGTGCAAGTCCATTCAAAATCTGATGGAATGCATCCCCTGGTTGTGCAGGTTGTGGAAACAGCATTGCCTGCTTCATTGAAGGATTGGCAAGCAATCTCTGCTTCCTCAAGATCACTTCTGGAGGGATTGAGGTGAGGATTGTGTCTAAATTTGGCACATCTTTCTCATCCGCAAAGACCCCAATTTCTTCCCATGGGATTGCATCCGCAAAAGGTAGAACAATGTCATCGGCAATGATGACAGGGATGCACCCGAATATCACTGCTTCAACTAGTCTTGGACTCCATGGTGCCCATCCCAGTGGGCACAGACAGAAGACTGCTCGCTGCATGTCTTCGTAGTATGTTGTAGGGTGCTCTGTTGAGATGTCGAAGAGTGGATTATCCTTGAAATTCTCCCACACGCTTGCTCGGGCACCTCTGCGAAATTGGGGAAGACAAGTAAGTTAAGGATCTTTTTTGGCTTTGGTTCTCTTGCCAACAGGAACTTGAAACAAACCATAGAAATTAAATCTTGCCTTGGTTGGGATATACCTGGCATAATAGCCACCTTCTGGGTCATTTCCCACGTCATAGAATAGGCCCCGAAAGTACACAAAAATGGAACGAGGAATCTCTGGAGGTATCAGATGGGCCTGCATTTTCTGAGGAGGAGCATATGGAGGAATTGTGATTGAGCCGTCCTTTAAGCAAACATGATTCCTTTGGCCAAAAGTTTGAACCAAAGTAGCTCGTTGGAGCAATGGAAGTATTCCTCGCTCAATAGCTTTTTCTTCCTGTAAAATGAGAATGGTTAAATAAGAGTTGAAATCcggaagaaaaataccaaaatagggagcatgtgaaattttggaaatgtctCAAAACAATCGATCCATGGTTCCTTTCATGGGCTCTCAAATAACAAATTCAAGAACATGATGAAAAATAACGGcagaagaaaaatgagggatAACAAAAAATCTTGCCTGGTAGTGAAAGCATGCCCCAAAATCATGGGGTACTATGAAAAAGTGATCGGCCCCTTCTGTCCTATTCCAGTAAGGCCAGTTGGAAGCAATAAGCTGTATTGCACTTCTCATCATTCGTGGCGATTTAAATGGTAATGGGAGGCCATTTGGTGTAAGGTCACAGGTGGTGTATACAGGGCTGTAGAACCAATCAGCTTCCTCAGGATTGAGGGTTCGGACAGGGCTAGATAAAAGGAAGCGATGCATGTAAATCTCGGCAGCAAACATATGGGTGAGGCATCTAGGATCCTTCTGCAGGATCTTCTTGTTATATTTGCTTGGAAGCTCATAAACAAAAACTTtcaatcttccaacgggatcaTCTTCCAAAACGTCTCCAGCACTACCTGAAATTTTGTAGACACTAGCTCAATCAAACACAATTAACTTCGAAATTTTGGGCgcattatttatatttaaaaaagtaGATTCAACTTAAACAGTAAACAACTAAAATAGGccaataaattatcaaattcagtaaaacaagcaaaaattttcattaaactttcaaaattttccaagGACAACATGCTAGAGGAAAGATGTGAAATACAAGGACCTATATCAACTATTTAAATACATTTAGGTTGCAGTGGATAGAGTGATATGAAATGATGTCTATTTGAAATGACAGAATTTCAAATAACACCTTTTTCGCAgtgatttcaaattcttctacTTCTTGGGTTCAAATCTAAATCCTTTCAATGATAATGCATCCAAACAacagatttgaaattttaaattccaaatgATAAATGATAGGATTGAATGTCCCTATCCAAAAGGACTCTTAATGCCTTGTATCACATTTCAATTGTCCATATATAAACTTCCACTAAAACTTTAGATGTTAATGATCATCTTGAAAAGTGAGCTTTCATTAACCATCAACCATTACATTTCAATagcaattaaaagaataaaaaacaaaaggacAATAATGTTTTGTTctccttcatcatcttcttctgtcTTCTAAGTAACCACACACAGATGGAAGCCATTGCCTTGGAGAGGCAGCAACAAAATATGATTCAAGCACTACTCCACTTACAAGATGCATGGATAATATAAAGTGGAAATAAAGGTAAAGTGAGAACAATTCAACTAAATCTTTTTCCAACTACTAGGAATTGGCTAAATGGATCATATCTTTCTTTATCATATCAATCCAAATTAAATGGCTCACTCCTCCCCTAGCATTACTACAGGGCCTCAATGGGAATGAGTGTCATCCAAGGAAATTActggttttggttttatatgCCCAAAAAAACCATCTAATGCATTTTCTCATTGCATCTTTAACATATGTTATGCCTATAATGTCATGGATTTTTTCATTTAACCTTCTCTCCTGGTCTTGCCACACAGTTACTACAACATTTCTTGTCTTAGTTGCATTCATTTgtaacattttgtttcttaaaatagCCAGTATTCTGTATAGCAAAGGTTGAATGACCTGCAGAGAATATAAAGAAAGGAATCAAGGAAAAGTTTACAATAATAACGATCCTCTTTCAGATTAAAACATTCTTTGACCATTAATGAAGTAAGCCACCTTCTGACCACTTAAGTCCTTGATGTTTTCCCTAGTTTTCTTAGGTATATTTAGCAAATGAACCTTGTAGGTCCAAATTCTCTTAAGGTTTGCTTCTGATTCGGACCCTGCCATTATactaaaaatccaaaaaaataacatataaacAAGAATTTTCACAAGTAATGAAAGCAGTCTTCCATTTGGTGCAGCTGCCATCACATCATGTTACAAACAAGTACAATAAGGGAAGTTAGTAATGCAGCCATATGATATTGAAACCAAATAATTCAGGCAACTAGAAAATAAGGAAACCAAAATCCAGTTGCGTGGTACTGAAACCATATTTGCTCAACTAAGTTAACAAAACTTTAGCCCAACTTTTTCTACTGGAATCATTATTTCAGGAGCCACTTATTCTATTATACTTGTCTTACTGGGATAATGCCTCCACTGTGAAGTTCAATGTAGCCAACCCcatctagtgagattaaggcttctTGTTGTTTTTAAGGGATGGGAGCCTGAGGAGTTGCTGACCAGTTCAGAACTTCAGATAGAACTGCATAACCAGCAGTTAACATTCCCATAGATCTGTTCCTGCATTCAGCAGATAATATATCTACATACTCGGTGTGAATACACCAAGAATGATACTTGTTTCAATAGATACTTTAACTAGTTCTGGGGGCATCCTCAAAAGAATCTTATGAAGAAATCCTATGTTTTTATGCTTGATATAAGAAGTCAGCTTCTGGATATggagacaaaaagaaaagatcttCACCACATAAACAGAGATGACTTGATAGTACAAACTTGGTAGCTACAAGAAACACCATTAAGTCAGGTAGCGAGTGTAACTACTGACATCTACTATAGATTTGAAAGAAGTGTGAGATGTCTGCCATCATCCCTGTTAGAGCAATGATCCAGTAAATTAACAGTAACATGGTTCCCGTTGGAAGTCTTGAATGGCACAGGAAAGAAACAAAGGGCTCTCATTAGGAATCTCTTCATTCAGCAAGTTTATTATTGGCCTTAGGCCAACAATCTATCTGCTCTTCCAAAATTCACACCTTCCATGTATTGACATGAAGTGGCATTTGAAAACATTGAAGCTTTTGGTCCTTTGCAAAAAGCTCCTTGCACTTTTTGACTTAGTAATGGCTACACTGGCCTAGTATCGCAAGTCTACCATGTCATCCTGTTGACTATGCTGTCATAAACAGAAGGTAATAAGACTATACACAAGTCAATTTAACTAATCATGTGGATCGGCCTAATTTGCATTGTAGCACAGCCAGTACAAGGATGAAGCTTGAGACTAGGGCAATGTGACCCTATTATGGATTGTCTTTGCATGAAACTTTGTATCCTCTATTGAAATTAATTAGATACTAATCAACTTCATTGAAACTAATTAGATGCTAATCCAACTCAATCTGAATAGTGATGGTGCAACATATATGTTAAGAATTGTGTGCTCCATTCTCAACACCATAGCTCCTGGACTAGTCAAGTTAATTCAAAGAAAGAAGGGACTGAAATAATAGTTTCAGTGGTAAGGGCTTTCCTAATTGGAAGCTTGATATTGAAGCTTATGATGCAATCAAGAGAAAATATGGTGAAGTATAAGGCCTTGGGGGCACTCACAATCATCACTCCTCTCTAATATTGATTGACTAAAATGGATACTAAATAACGTTGTAGTAAATGATACTATCAACCTAAGTATTACAGATCATGATTTTCAATAATGATCTATTCTTTGTTCGagttaatcataaataaacagATTTCTTGGAACATCACAGCCATTTACTTTAGGCAAATTCCACGTGGTAAACTTAAAATATAGTCAAAATACAAACAGCACCCTTCAGTTCTCATAAGAACAACTGATTGCCCCATCAGAATTTACCGATTGATGGAATGAATTGAGATAGTCCAATAACAATATTGCccttaactttaaaaaatacattctaTTCATGAAATTTATGTCTATACGTCAAACGTTAGGAACTAAAACAGAAAAgatgaaaacaacaaaagaaatagaTTAACAAGATcaatgaaaacaagaaatatattatcaaaaaaatagtaaaaaaaaaaaaaactaaaaaaggaCATAAAGAAACTCAAATTTAGTAATAGGAAAACCTGTACCTCTCCAACCTGTACCTCTCCAGCCAAAGAAGGCCTGTCTCTCCCTTCCCTCTCTACTCTAACCAGCCATCACCATCACTCAacttctctctatctctatccTAGATCTAGCCATCACTATCCTTCTCTTGCCTAATTTCAGAATCCAACAAAATCCATTCttcatatatgtgtgtgcttACTATGTGTATATTCTATACCAAAATCAACTGTTTATGTACCTCTCTTTTTTGTTCCCGTTGATGATGATATGTTGCTACGGGTTTAAACTAGGGATGGAATTTAACCCAGTCCCATAGGGGCCTCCCCAATTGGGGTGGAGTTAGTGCTCATTGACTGGTTCGGGGTGGGGGTCAGGGATTCCCTAAATCAGTTTAATCAGGGACAGGAGGGAGATGGTCTTTATATACCCCACCCTGcctattataatatttaaattaatttctatcTTAAAAATATGGATACCGAACCAAATACCCAATTACCCCATAGCCCACCACCCATTTTAGGCCCATGACCCAAACCCAAAGAACAGAACCCAAACTCACCCATATCTCATTTCTCAAAGCATGTTGTAAGCAGAGAGCAAGTTTTACTCTCAAATTTCCCAAATCAATTTTGCTCCCTGCTCGCTATAAGTGTAAAGtggtttgttatttttgtttattattattattattgtaatttaatagcaagattttgtttatattgttgaaatttgagagcaaattttgtttattatggTTGCAAGAAGTTACGTTACatattgtttcatttattaCTGGTGGCAGGTATGGGCGGTTTCAGGGATCTCTGTTATCCATTGGGTGCAGGGCGTAGGGTAAGGAATGAAGAATTAGGGTCGGGGTTGAGGTGAGCAAGACCTTCACCCGCCCTACCCTGTTGCCATTCCTGGTTGAGACCAATCAAAGTTGAATGGCTAGGTATGAGCAAACaaaattttttgagaaattacaaaaatgcttAAACAGAGTCATaaaaattttggccaaaatctTCTAAATCCAGATTTAGGACAAAAATTTGACTTACTCTGGATGGAAGTTGCAACAGTGATGTTGTGGGGCAGTTAAGAGAAACCTTTGATTTTATGTGGTCAGATTTGATTTTGATATGAGGGGTTGCATGGCGACCGTATGTGGGTTTGGATTTTACTTGGGGTGATGGGTTGCAGGTGTACTAGAGGTTCCAGCGTGGAGATGGGTTACAGGATTGTGGACTATTTATCAAGAAGTATTTGTTCAGATcatatttttagtattattttaGTTAACATCTGGTTTTAATCATtgcatttttaatgataacaTCATGGATTATGtaactcaaaattatttattttatagagttaacatttaaaaattaaaagtaatatttttaatgatgtATATTAACATTTTTTCTTGAATGAGTTGTTAAGGGCAATATAGTCAAACTATTTACTTAATTCAGTTTCCATCTTGGTTCCAAGCATGAGAATTAGaactcaattataatttttcatgttttgttccaaacaaaataatcagaattttaattcttttagaaTCATTAAACTCTGGAATTAGAATTTGGATTATATAAGAATTGGTTCTGAACTAactaagaattttgaaaaattgaatactTGACTTGGTCAGCTTCTATTAGGCAACTAACAGATTTTAAACAGCAGGAATTTgttacaaaactcaaaaataagtGAAGCcagaaaagtttttcaaaaccaaGTGTATTTTAAGATACCTAGAATTGCATGTAATTTATCTGTTATTTTAATGCAAAAAGTTCACTTTCACT
This window harbors:
- the LOC127790377 gene encoding probable beta-1,4-xylosyltransferase IRX10L, which encodes MKIWGWAVSGLLCLAFVLRIGAVELGRGQRTERISGSAGDVLEDDPVGRLKVFVYELPSKYNKKILQKDPRCLTHMFAAEIYMHRFLLSSPVRTLNPEEADWFYSPVYTTCDLTPNGLPLPFKSPRMMRSAIQLIASNWPYWNRTEGADHFFIVPHDFGACFHYQEEKAIERGILPLLQRATLVQTFGQRNHVCLKDGSITIPPYAPPQKMQAHLIPPEIPRSIFVYFRGLFYDVGNDPEGGYYARGARASVWENFKDNPLFDISTEHPTTYYEDMQRAVFCLCPLGWAPWSPRLVEAVIFGCIPVIIADDIVLPFADAIPWEEIGVFADEKDVPNLDTILTSIPPEVILRKQRLLANPSMKQAMLFPQPAQPGDAFHQILNGLARKLPHEKTIYLRPGKNVLNWTAGPVGDLKPW